A window from Methylocystis sp. MJC1 encodes these proteins:
- a CDS encoding carboxypeptidase regulatory-like domain-containing protein: protein MFFPRLLLLFLPLPLLACNSTSSPPPQARFEAAEAAFLDKPGKTTIQGQAFLPDKTGAHVHYAMGEVVRLIPVTSYAQARLDYYFHGAKFAPASSIPKNDPDPDYLAHTRTTKAGSTGRFAFENVPPGRYYLSTQVIWRPEQSFVTEGGLIYEEATVTGAETKPVEVVVSGK, encoded by the coding sequence ATGTTTTTCCCGCGTCTGTTATTGCTTTTCCTTCCTCTCCCCCTCCTCGCCTGCAATTCGACGTCCTCCCCCCCGCCGCAGGCGCGCTTCGAGGCCGCCGAGGCCGCCTTTCTCGACAAGCCCGGCAAGACCACGATTCAAGGCCAGGCTTTCCTGCCGGATAAGACCGGCGCACATGTTCACTACGCGATGGGCGAAGTCGTGCGGCTTATCCCAGTGACAAGCTACGCTCAGGCGCGGCTCGACTATTATTTCCACGGCGCCAAATTCGCGCCCGCGTCGTCGATCCCGAAAAATGACCCTGATCCGGATTATCTCGCCCACACGCGCACGACCAAGGCCGGGTCGACCGGGCGCTTCGCTTTCGAAAACGTGCCGCCGGGCCGCTACTATCTCTCCACGCAGGTGATCTGGAGGCCGGAGCAGTCCTTTGTGACGGAAGGCGGCCTGATATATGAGGAAGCGACAGTGACCGGCGCCGAGACCAAGCCGGTCGAGGTCGTCGTCTCCGGTAAATAG